The following coding sequences are from one Lycium ferocissimum isolate CSIRO_LF1 chromosome 3, AGI_CSIRO_Lferr_CH_V1, whole genome shotgun sequence window:
- the LOC132049447 gene encoding kinesin-like protein KIN-5C, whose amino-acid sequence MWNRHEKEKSVNVQVLLRCRPFSEDEVRNNAPQVVTCNEYQREVAVSQNIAGKHIDRVFTFDKVFGPSSQQRDLYDQAIIPIVNEVLEGFNCTIFAYGQTGTGKTYTMEGECKRSKSGHTSDLPPGAGVIPRAVKQIFDMLESQNAEYSVKVTYLELYNEEITDLLAPDDLSKVSIEDRQKKQLPLMEDGKGGVLVRGLEEEIVTSANEIFALLERGSAKRRTAETLLNKQSSRSHSLFSITIHIKEANPEGEELIKCGKLNLVDLAGSENISRSGAREGRAREAGEINKSLLTLGRVISALVEHLGHVPYRDSKLTRLLRDSLGGRTKTCIIATVSPAVHCLEETLSTLDYAHRAKNIKNKPEVNQKMMKSTLIKDLYGEIERLKAEVYATREKNGVYIPKERYYQEENERKAMADQIEQMGVTLENQLKQLEELRSKYDHQVHQCSDLTCKLDATQKHLNETTSLLANAEEELRKSKYTLKERDFIICEQKKAENALAQQACILRAQLEKSLQDSASLFLKIARVDKLSADNRSVANNFQTDLAKKLGFLSNSVATSVCRQNEHLQCVEKFCHNFLESHDKAVVDLKRKIGASRALYVSHLEAMQNVVKLHKAGSTAALEEISALASSNSTNVKEFLDAEGVEANSLFDELQSTLSTHQGEMALFAGELRQRFYDSTEHLTDISQIIQGFFDKLMEESKRLDRHASTVDEIQMKCIAEFEAAFEEQSRAEAERLIADMTTLVSSHRHRQKELVDTRLVNLRETVTGNKTFLDGHVSSMEGITTVAKRKWQDYSAQAGSCTKENADFSAAKHCRMELLMQKCVSTAETAAKKWQSTIESVNDMGNQHVLTMHSAVRNICDSNDQHVTEFDSTKDAAEEDVTRNSEGAIQSFDGLSEKERASISGILDTANTHSETLGVLEHDHTTQCTSIEQKALETFQRRYMDYEPTGSTPIRSEPDVPTKGTIESLRAMPMETLREEFQENNSFESFQVKEVKPSLIPRSPLSQINH is encoded by the exons ATGTGGAATCGCCATGAGAAGGAGAAAAGCGTAAATGTTCAAGTTCTGCTTCGTTGCAG GCCGTTTAGTGAGGATGAAGTGAGGAATAATGCACCACAAGTGGTGACTTGCAATGAGTACCAAAGAGAGGTAGCTGTTTCACAGAACATTGCTGGGAAGCACATAGATAGGGTTTTCACATTTGACAAG GTTTTTGGCCCATCTTCTCAGCAAAGGGATCTTTATGATCAGGCAATTATCCCCATTGTCAATGAAGTTTTAGAGGGATTTAACTGTACTATTTTTGCTTATGGTCAAACTGGTACAGGGAAAACTTACACCATGGAAGGTGAATGTAAGAGGTCTAAG AGTGGGCATACCAGTGATCTTCCCCCAGGAGCAGGAGTTATACCTAGAGCAGTGAAGCAAATTTTTGATATGCTGGAGAGTCAAAATGCAGAGTATAGTGTGAAAGTAACTTACTTGGAGTTGTACAATGAAGAGATCACTGACTTGTTAGCCCCTGATGATTTATCAAAAGTTTCTATAGAAGACAGGCAAAAGAAACAATTGCCACTTATGGAAGATGGTAAGGGTGGAGTTTTAGTGAGAGgacttgaagaagaaattgtTACAAGTGCCAATGAGATATTCGCTTTGCTTGAAAGGGGATCAGCAAAACGTCGGACTGCCGAAACCTTGCTGAATAAGCAATCAAG tcGTTCACATTCTCTTTTCTCCATAACAATACACATCAAGGAAGCAAACCCTGAAGGCGAAGAACTCATTAAATGTGGCAAGCTAAATTTAGTTGATTTGGCTGGTTCGGAAAATATTTCACGTTCTGGGGCTAGGGAG GGGCGTGCAAGGGAAGCTGGAGAAATAAACAAAAGTCTACTTACACTAGGGAGAGTGATTAGTGCTCTTGTTGAACATCTTGGGCATGTCCCTTACAG GGATAGCAAACTCACACGTTTGCTCCGTGATTCACTGGGAGGAAGAACAAAGACCTGTATTATTGCCACAGTGTCACCTGCTGTTCACTGTCTGGAGGAGACCTTGAGTACGCTGGACTATGCCCATAGGGCAAAGAATATTAAGAATAAGCCTGAG GTGAATCAAAAGATGATGAAATCCACCCTCATCAAGGATCTGtatggtgaaattgaaagaCTTAAAGCAG AGGTGTATGCTACACGTGAAAAGAATGGCGTGTACATACCAAAAGAGCGATACTATCAGGAGGAGAATGAGAGAAAG GCTATGGCAGATCAAATTGAACAAATGGGAGTGACCTTAGAAAACCAGCTGAAG CAACTGGAGGAATTGCGAAGTAAATATGATCACCAGGTTCACCAGTGCTCAGACTTGACATGTAAACTTGATGCTACACAA AAACACTTGAACGAAACTACCTCCTTGTTGGCTAACGCTGAGGAAGAATTAAGAAAAAGCAAGTACACCCTCAAGGAGCGGGATTTTATCATATGCGAACAGAAAAAAGCTG AAAATGCCCTTGCTCAGCAAGCATGTATTTTACGAGCTCAGTTGGAGAAATCACTTCAAGACAGTGCTtcactatttttgaaaattg CCAGAGTAGACAAGCTGAGTGCCGATAATAGGTCAGTGGCGAACAACTTCCAAACTGACCTTGCAAAGAAACTTGGTTTTCTTTCCAACTCAGTGGCAACATCAGTGTGTCGACAAAATGAACACCTCCAGTGTGTTGAGAAATTCTGTCACAACTTTCTTGAATCACATGATAAG GCTGTGGTAGATTTGAAGAGGAAAATTGGAGCTTCAAGGGCCTTGTATGTATCTCATTTAGAGGCTATGCAAAATGTGGTCAAACTGCATAAAGCTGGTTCTACTGCTGCTCTGGAGGAGATTTCTGCTTTGGCTTCTTCTAATTCAACAAATGTTAAAGAA TTTTTAGATGCGGAAGGTGTGGAAGCAAATTCCCTGTTTGATGAACTCCAGAGCACTCTCTCAACTCACCAAGGAGAAATGGCACTTTTTGCTGGCGAACTTCGTCAG AGATTTTATGATAGTACAGAGCATTTGACGGATATCTCTCAGATAATTCAAGGATTTTTTGATAAGCTTATGGAAGAATCAAAAAGACTTGATAGACATGCGTCAACAGTTGATGAGATCCAGATGAAGTGTATTGCTGAATTCGAGGCGGCCTTTGAG GAACAATCAAGAGCAGAAGCAGAGAGGCTTATTGCTGATATGACTACCTTGGTCTCCAGTCACAGGCATCGACAAAAAGAGCTG GTGGATACAAGGCTTGTCAATCTTAGAGAAACTGTTACTGGAAATAAGACATTCTTGGATGGGCATGTATCATCTATGGAGGGTATTACAACAGTTGCAAAAAGAAAATGGCAGGATTATTCAGCGCAAGCAGGCAGTTGCACAAAAGAAAATGCTGATTTCTCAGCTGCTAAACATTGTCGGATGGAATTACTAATGCAGAAGTG TGTAAGCACTGCTGAAACAGCTGCTAAGAAGTGGCAAAGTACAATTGAATCAGTTAATGACATGGGTAATCAACATGTCTTGACAATGCATTCCGCTGTCAG GAATATATGTGACAGTAATGACCAACACGTAACTGAATTTGACTCTACAAAGGATGCTGCTGAAGAAGACGTAACAAGGAATAGTGAAGGTGCCATTCAGTCTTTTGACG GCTTGTCAGAGAAAGAGAGAGCCTCTATATCTGGCATTTTGGATACTGCCAACACTCATTCAGAGACCCTTGGAGTACTTGAGCATGATCACACTACTCAGTGTACTTCCATAGAACAGAAGGCCCTTGAAACTTTTCAGCGGAGATATATG GATTACGAGCCAACTGGATCAACTCCAATTAGGTCCGAGCCAGATGTTCCAACCAAGGGGACTATTGAATCTTTGCGTGCCATGCCTATGGAAACTCTTCGAGAGGAATTTCAGGAGAATAACTCGTTCGAGTCATTCCAAGTAAAGGAAGTAAAGCCATCACTAATCCCAAGATCTCCTTTATCGCAGATTAACCATTAA